One segment of Panicum virgatum strain AP13 chromosome 3K, P.virgatum_v5, whole genome shotgun sequence DNA contains the following:
- the LOC120698925 gene encoding NRR repressor homolog 1-like, whose product MDAAPLSKEAPPAAVEGALPSPAKQAVERRPSPDDDATGVRASGGGGEADDEQVERFYALLENIRAMRGMVGGATAAAGRKKRAREAEPPWRPAFRMEDFELDEVQSDAPCCGARREKRESSRGARRPAEAAGRETTDGDEEEDGEEVVEVKRPRRRPQHKARRAVVLAAVDRLGGR is encoded by the coding sequence ATGGATGCAGCGCCGCTAAGCAAGgaggccccgccggccgccgtcgaagGCGCGCTCCCGTCGCCGGCGAAgcaggcggtggagcggcggccgTCGCCCGACGACGACGCGACCGGCGtgagggcgagcggcggcggcggcgaggccgacgACGAGCAGGTGGAGAGGTTCTACGCGCTGCTGGAGAACATCCGCGCCATGAGGGGCATGGTaggcggcgccacggcggcggcggggaggaagaagcGGGCGCGGGAGGCCGAGCCGCCGTGGCGGCCGGCGTTCAGGATGGAGGACTTCGAGCTGGACGAGGTCCAGTCCGACGCCCCGTGCTGCGGCGCCAGGAGGGAGAAGAGGGAGAGCAGCCGCGGCgcgaggcggccggcggaggcggctgggagggagacgacggacggcgacgaggaggaggacggcgaggaggTCGTGGAGGTGAaacgtccccgccgccggccgcagcaCAAGGCTCGTCGCGCGGTTGTGCTGGCAGCAGTTGACAGGCTAGGCGGGAGATAG